One genomic segment of Mycolicibacterium psychrotolerans includes these proteins:
- a CDS encoding NAD(P)/FAD-dependent oxidoreductase, translated as MSTSGVVIVGGGLAAARTAEQLRRAEYSGPITIVSDEDHLPYDRPPLSKEVLRAETDDVSLKPAEFYAEKDITLLLGNGARSVEIDAKAVTLADGSTLGYDELVIATGLVPKRIRSFPDLPGIHVLRNVGESLALRREAADARRAVVVGAGFIGCEVAASLRTLGVDVVLVEPQPAPLASVLGEQIGELVTRLHRAEGVDVRCGVGVAEVSGDDRVRAVTLSDGEQIDADIVVVGIGSHPATDWLEGSGIALDNGVVCDDAGRTSAPHVWAIGDCASWRDEVKGQVRVEHWSNVADQARVLVPAMLGQDAPAAVSVPYFWSDQYDVKIQALGEPEATDTVHIVEDDGRKFLAYYERDGVVVGVVGGGFPGKVMKVRAKIAAGAPITDLLG; from the coding sequence ATGAGCACTTCAGGAGTCGTGATCGTCGGGGGCGGGCTGGCCGCTGCCCGCACCGCCGAACAACTGCGTCGTGCGGAGTACTCCGGGCCGATCACCATCGTCAGCGACGAGGACCATCTGCCCTACGACCGCCCGCCGCTGTCGAAGGAGGTGCTGCGCGCCGAAACCGACGACGTCAGCCTGAAGCCCGCGGAGTTCTACGCCGAGAAGGACATCACGCTGCTGCTAGGCAACGGCGCCCGGTCGGTCGAGATCGACGCCAAGGCGGTGACGCTGGCCGACGGCAGCACGCTCGGCTACGACGAGCTGGTGATCGCAACGGGCTTGGTGCCCAAGCGGATCCGGTCGTTCCCCGACCTGCCGGGCATCCACGTGCTGCGCAATGTCGGCGAGAGCCTGGCGCTGCGCCGAGAAGCTGCCGACGCGCGCCGCGCCGTCGTGGTCGGCGCCGGCTTCATCGGCTGCGAGGTGGCCGCGAGCCTGCGCACGCTGGGGGTGGACGTGGTGCTCGTCGAACCGCAACCGGCGCCGCTCGCGTCGGTGCTGGGGGAGCAGATCGGGGAGTTGGTGACCCGGCTGCACCGCGCCGAGGGGGTCGACGTCCGGTGTGGCGTCGGCGTGGCCGAGGTGAGCGGAGACGACCGGGTGCGCGCGGTGACGCTGTCGGACGGCGAACAGATCGACGCCGACATCGTGGTGGTCGGCATCGGCTCGCACCCGGCCACCGACTGGCTCGAGGGCAGCGGGATCGCCCTGGACAACGGCGTGGTGTGCGATGACGCCGGCCGCACCAGCGCACCGCACGTCTGGGCCATCGGCGACTGCGCGTCCTGGCGTGACGAGGTGAAAGGCCAAGTCCGCGTCGAACATTGGAGCAACGTCGCGGACCAGGCCCGGGTGCTGGTGCCGGCGATGCTGGGCCAGGACGCCCCGGCGGCCGTTTCGGTGCCGTACTTCTGGAGCGATCAGTACGACGTCAAGATCCAGGCCCTGGGCGAACCGGAGGCCACCGATACCGTGCACATCGTCGAGGACGACGGCCGCAAGTTCCTGGCCTACTACGAACGCGACGGTGTCGTGGTCGGCGTGGTCGGCGGCGGATTCCCCGGCAAGGTCATGAAGGTCCGGGCCAAGATCGCCGCAGGCGCGCCGATCACCGACCTGCTGGGCTGA
- a CDS encoding Lrp/AsnC family transcriptional regulator gives MDRLDATDELILAELAENARATFAEIGQRVNLSAPAVKRRVDRMLDTGVIRNFTTVIDRNALGWTTEAYVQVFCHGTIAPDQLRAAWQDIPEVVGAATVTGTADAMLHVLARDMRHLEEALERIRSSADIERSESIVVLSNIIERAQG, from the coding sequence ATGGATCGATTGGACGCGACGGACGAGTTGATCCTCGCCGAACTCGCCGAGAACGCGCGCGCCACGTTCGCCGAGATCGGGCAGCGGGTCAACCTGTCGGCGCCCGCGGTCAAGCGTCGCGTCGACCGGATGCTCGACACCGGCGTCATCCGCAACTTCACCACGGTGATCGACCGCAACGCGCTCGGGTGGACCACCGAGGCCTACGTTCAGGTGTTCTGCCACGGGACGATCGCCCCCGACCAGTTGCGCGCCGCCTGGCAGGACATTCCGGAGGTGGTCGGCGCCGCGACGGTGACCGGGACGGCCGACGCGATGCTGCATGTGCTTGCCAGGGACATGCGCCACCTCGAGGAGGCGCTGGAGCGGATCCGCTCGAGTGCCGACATCGAACGCAGTGAGAGCATCGTGGTGCTGTCCAATATCATCGAGCGGGCGCAGGGCTGA
- the ddaH gene encoding dimethylargininase, with the protein MDLATATSPAQDTPTARSPRLRRYVMTRPEFFSVEYVINPWMDTSTPVDTGRALAQWETLRQTYLDLGHTVDVVAPVAGLPDMVYAANGGMVVNGKAVVARFAYQERAAEALAYAAWMADNDFAATETRHVNEGQGDLLLVGSMILAGHGFRTDRRAHHEIAEHLDMPLVGLELVDPRFYHLDTALAVLDDTTVAYYPPAFTEHSQTTLRELFPDAIEVASADAYVLGLNAVSDGLNVVLPAAATGFADRLRDSGFRPIGVDLSELLKGGGSVKCCTLEVHS; encoded by the coding sequence ATGGACCTCGCCACCGCCACCTCCCCGGCCCAGGACACCCCGACCGCCCGCAGCCCCCGGCTCCGCCGCTACGTGATGACGAGACCGGAGTTCTTCTCCGTCGAGTACGTCATCAACCCGTGGATGGACACCTCGACCCCGGTCGACACGGGCCGCGCCCTGGCGCAATGGGAGACGCTGCGCCAGACCTACCTCGACCTCGGCCACACCGTCGATGTCGTCGCACCCGTCGCCGGTCTGCCCGACATGGTCTACGCCGCCAACGGCGGCATGGTGGTCAACGGCAAGGCCGTCGTCGCGCGTTTCGCCTACCAGGAGCGGGCCGCCGAGGCGCTCGCGTACGCCGCATGGATGGCCGACAACGACTTCGCCGCCACCGAGACCCGGCACGTCAACGAAGGCCAGGGCGATCTGCTGCTGGTCGGATCGATGATCCTGGCCGGCCACGGATTCCGCACGGACCGCCGCGCCCACCACGAGATCGCCGAGCACCTCGACATGCCGCTGGTCGGCCTGGAACTGGTCGATCCGCGGTTCTACCACCTCGACACCGCGCTCGCCGTCCTGGACGACACCACCGTCGCCTACTACCCGCCGGCCTTCACCGAGCACTCCCAGACCACGCTGCGCGAACTGTTTCCCGACGCCATCGAGGTGGCCAGTGCCGACGCCTACGTGCTCGGCCTCAACGCCGTCTCCGACGGCCTCAACGTCGTGCTGCCCGCCGCCGCCACCGGCTTCGCCGATCGGTTGCGCGACAGCGGATTCCGGCCGATAGGCGTCGACCTGTCCGAGCTGCTCAAAGGTGGCGGCTCGGTGAAATGCTGCACCCTGGAGGTACATTCATGA
- the rocD gene encoding ornithine--oxo-acid transaminase yields the protein MTAMHATTHTADAIALDGRCVAHNYSPLPVVAASAQGAWITDVEGKRYLDCLAAYSAVNFGHRHPEIIATAHAQLDLVTLVSRAFHSDRLAPFCAALAELCGKDMVLPMNSGAEAVESGIKVARKWGVDVKGVPAETSNIVVAQNNFHGRTTTIISFSDDETARRGFGPYTPGFRSVPFGDADALARAIDENTVAVLLEPIQGEAGIIVPPDDYLPRVRALCTERNVLMIADEIQSGLARTGSTFACDHWNVVPDMYLLGKALGGGVVPLSAVVADRDVLGVLHPGEHGSTFGGNPLAAAVGATVVDILARGEFQRRAVELGARLHARLHELVGHGVLEVRGKGMWAGVDIDPAHGTGKQISLRLAERGVLVKDTHGSTLRFAPPLVITADEIDWAVDQLAEVLAR from the coding sequence ATGACCGCGATGCACGCCACCACGCACACCGCCGACGCGATCGCCCTCGACGGCCGCTGCGTCGCGCACAACTACTCGCCCCTGCCCGTCGTCGCCGCGAGCGCACAGGGTGCCTGGATCACCGACGTCGAGGGCAAGCGCTACCTCGACTGCCTGGCCGCGTATTCGGCGGTCAACTTCGGCCACCGCCACCCCGAGATCATCGCGACCGCACACGCCCAGCTGGATCTGGTGACGCTGGTGAGCCGCGCGTTCCACTCCGACCGGCTGGCCCCGTTCTGCGCGGCGCTCGCGGAGCTGTGCGGCAAGGACATGGTGCTGCCGATGAACAGCGGCGCCGAGGCCGTCGAGAGCGGCATCAAGGTGGCGCGCAAGTGGGGTGTCGACGTCAAGGGCGTGCCCGCGGAAACCTCGAACATCGTGGTGGCGCAGAACAACTTCCACGGCCGTACCACGACGATCATCAGCTTCTCCGACGACGAGACCGCCCGGCGCGGATTCGGCCCGTACACACCGGGTTTCCGCTCGGTGCCGTTCGGCGACGCCGACGCGCTGGCCCGGGCGATCGACGAGAACACGGTCGCGGTCCTGCTCGAACCGATCCAGGGCGAGGCCGGCATCATCGTGCCTCCCGACGACTATCTGCCGCGGGTGCGGGCGCTGTGCACCGAGCGCAACGTGCTGATGATCGCCGACGAGATCCAGTCCGGCCTGGCCCGCACCGGCAGCACGTTCGCGTGCGACCACTGGAACGTCGTCCCCGACATGTACCTGCTGGGCAAGGCGCTGGGCGGCGGGGTGGTCCCGCTCTCGGCGGTGGTCGCCGACCGGGACGTGCTCGGTGTCCTGCATCCGGGCGAACACGGGTCGACGTTCGGGGGCAACCCGTTGGCGGCGGCGGTCGGCGCCACCGTGGTCGACATCCTGGCACGGGGTGAATTCCAGCGACGCGCAGTCGAACTCGGCGCGCGCCTGCACGCCCGGCTGCACGAGTTGGTCGGGCATGGCGTGCTCGAGGTGCGCGGCAAGGGCATGTGGGCCGGGGTGGACATCGATCCGGCGCACGGCACCGGCAAGCAGATCAGCCTGCGCCTGGCCGAGCGCGGGGTGCTGGTAAAGGACACCCACGGTTCCACGCTGCGCTTCGCCCCGCCGCTCGTCATCACCGCCGACGAGATCGACTGGGCTGTCGACCAACTCGCCGAGGTGCTGGCCCGCTAA
- a CDS encoding mycofactocin-coupled SDR family oxidoreductase, with translation MEGRVALVTGAARGQGRAHAVRLAGDGADIVAIDVCKPVSDTVTYPMPTADDLAETARLVEEAGRKVIAREVDIRDLGAQQQLVADAMEQFGRLDIVVANAGILSWGRIWEMSEEQWDTVIDVNLNGTWRTIKAAVPAMIEAGNGGSIIIVSSSAGTKATPGNAHYSASKHGLVALTNALAIEAGEFGIRVNSIHPYSIDTPMVQPEAMMEIFGKYPAFLHSFSPMPYHPVNHEGKKGLKEFMTPEEVSDVVAWLAGDGSATISGSQIAVDRGTAKY, from the coding sequence CTGGAAGGACGCGTCGCACTGGTGACCGGAGCGGCGCGCGGGCAGGGCCGTGCGCACGCTGTCCGGTTGGCCGGCGACGGCGCCGACATCGTCGCGATCGACGTCTGCAAGCCGGTGTCGGACACCGTCACCTACCCGATGCCGACGGCCGACGATCTCGCCGAGACCGCGCGGCTGGTCGAGGAGGCGGGCCGCAAGGTGATCGCCCGCGAGGTCGACATCCGGGATCTCGGCGCGCAGCAGCAGCTGGTGGCCGACGCCATGGAGCAGTTCGGCCGGCTCGACATCGTGGTGGCCAACGCCGGCATCCTGAGTTGGGGCCGGATCTGGGAGATGTCCGAAGAGCAGTGGGACACCGTCATCGACGTCAACCTCAACGGCACCTGGCGCACGATCAAGGCGGCCGTGCCCGCGATGATCGAGGCCGGTAACGGCGGGTCGATCATCATCGTCAGCTCGTCGGCGGGAACGAAGGCGACGCCCGGCAACGCGCACTACTCGGCGTCCAAGCACGGCCTGGTGGCATTGACCAACGCGTTGGCGATCGAGGCGGGCGAGTTCGGGATCCGGGTCAACTCGATTCACCCGTACTCGATCGACACGCCCATGGTTCAGCCCGAGGCGATGATGGAGATCTTCGGCAAGTATCCGGCGTTCCTGCACAGCTTTTCACCGATGCCGTACCACCCGGTGAATCATGAGGGCAAGAAGGGGCTCAAGGAGTTCATGACGCCCGAGGAGGTGTCCGACGTGGTCGCCTGGCTGGCGGGGGACGGGTCGGCGACGATCTCCGGCTCGCAGATCGCCGTCGACCGCGGAACCGCCAAGTATTAG
- a CDS encoding SHOCT domain-containing protein: MSTFWRYVRVQLFVLLCGIVGPIFLVIYFAAGASPLMKWMFWTGLLITAVDVLIALAITSAGTRKAAKTQALEATGVLALAQVVGIQETNTRINDQPLVKIDLQVSGPGITPFSTQDTVVASVSRLPMITSRKLVALVDPATNDYQIDWERSALVSGMMPATFTVAEDNRTYDLTGQTEPLMEILQVLKANGIGMDSMIDLRSNPAARAQVQTIVRRAGAQHAPPPPVPAGASPMPMPSPEPTTAQRLQELETLRATGSITDAEYATKRQQIIADL; the protein is encoded by the coding sequence GTGTCGACTTTCTGGCGGTATGTCCGGGTTCAGCTGTTCGTCCTGCTGTGCGGCATCGTCGGTCCGATCTTCCTGGTCATCTACTTCGCGGCGGGCGCCAGTCCGCTGATGAAGTGGATGTTCTGGACGGGCCTGCTGATCACGGCCGTCGACGTCCTCATCGCGCTGGCGATCACCAGCGCCGGGACTAGGAAGGCCGCCAAGACCCAGGCCCTGGAGGCCACCGGCGTGCTGGCGCTCGCGCAGGTCGTCGGTATCCAGGAGACCAACACCCGCATCAACGACCAGCCGCTGGTCAAGATCGACCTGCAGGTCTCGGGCCCCGGCATCACCCCGTTCTCGACCCAGGACACCGTGGTCGCGTCGGTGAGCCGGCTGCCGATGATCACCAGCCGCAAGCTGGTCGCCCTCGTCGACCCCGCCACCAACGACTACCAGATCGACTGGGAGCGCAGCGCCCTGGTGAGCGGCATGATGCCCGCGACCTTCACGGTCGCCGAAGACAACCGCACCTACGATCTGACCGGCCAGACCGAGCCGCTGATGGAGATCCTGCAGGTGCTCAAGGCCAACGGCATCGGCATGGACAGCATGATCGACCTGCGTTCCAATCCGGCCGCCCGCGCGCAGGTGCAGACCATCGTCCGGCGTGCAGGTGCGCAGCACGCGCCGCCACCCCCGGTGCCGGCCGGGGCTTCGCCGATGCCGATGCCGTCGCCCGAGCCGACGACGGCGCAACGCCTGCAGGAACTCGAGACGCTGCGGGCCACCGGCTCCATCACCGACGCCGAGTACGCCACCAAACGCCAGCAGATCATCGCCGACCTGTAG
- a CDS encoding cutinase family protein, translating to MFGLSAGTASAQPACPDVHWMGAAGSGERTPADIATDDGMGRVVNKSYRDFAGLVQGSGRTITAEAVDYPAVPVPADGGAMGWLGFMSSVDTGAAALAAQYAAFVAQCPTTQVVLAGYSQGAMVVHRNLAALETSPNLAAALLVADGDRQPQDPTLNLGSVTAVPGRGKGVAQDWPILAHAPALLTPAMGGRTISVCDLGDAVCDYDPDAEDDMNPAAVAVHTSYARNASAMDAWTAPLFRLVQNRPMAIPDANPMQVAAGS from the coding sequence ATGTTCGGCCTGTCGGCCGGAACCGCGTCCGCACAACCGGCCTGCCCGGATGTGCACTGGATGGGTGCCGCCGGATCGGGTGAGCGCACCCCGGCCGACATCGCCACCGATGACGGCATGGGCCGGGTGGTCAACAAGTCCTACCGTGACTTCGCCGGGCTGGTGCAGGGCAGCGGCCGCACGATCACCGCCGAGGCCGTCGACTATCCCGCGGTTCCGGTGCCCGCCGACGGCGGCGCGATGGGCTGGCTCGGGTTCATGAGCAGCGTCGACACCGGTGCCGCGGCGCTGGCCGCGCAGTACGCGGCGTTCGTCGCGCAGTGCCCGACCACCCAGGTGGTGCTGGCCGGCTACTCGCAGGGCGCGATGGTGGTGCACCGCAACCTGGCTGCGCTCGAGACCAGCCCGAACCTGGCCGCGGCCCTGCTGGTCGCCGACGGCGACCGCCAGCCGCAGGACCCGACGCTGAACCTCGGCTCGGTGACCGCGGTGCCCGGCCGCGGCAAGGGCGTCGCCCAGGACTGGCCGATCCTCGCCCATGCACCCGCTCTGCTGACCCCCGCGATGGGCGGCCGTACGATCAGCGTCTGCGATCTCGGGGACGCCGTGTGCGACTACGATCCCGATGCCGAGGACGACATGAACCCGGCCGCCGTCGCGGTGCACACCAGCTACGCGCGCAACGCTTCTGCCATGGACGCCTGGACGGCGCCGCTGTTCCGTCTGGTGCAGAACCGGCCCATGGCGATTCCGGACGCCAATCCGATGCAGGTGGCCGCCGGATCCTGA